Proteins encoded in a region of the Leopardus geoffroyi isolate Oge1 chromosome E2, O.geoffroyi_Oge1_pat1.0, whole genome shotgun sequence genome:
- the RNF225 gene encoding RING finger protein 225, producing MPCPRPPWLRRPRAAQGSGPCSPGSLSVPRSPGRGEGEDDGEEEEEEEEGDGSPGSGPILSPASPVECLICVSPFNGEFKLPKRLDCGHVFCLECLARLSLATAGGGDAVACPVCRAPTRLAPRRGLPALPTQPGLLPREARAPTPRRGSVRFDRRRGLLYLRPPPPPPGPRKSRAARPPPPLPPPLRLGRPLSRRLSLSSPAWAFNAAVALAVLVAAGLVVSGVYIFFLIPHAASSGPARPQLVALAPAPAFSWFPPRPAPGAPWTPAWTPHPTGRDLDPALPEAAEDAPQPEGGSEDTAEGEGTPARAPSRTWRAGAGPGWAPRGRGARRVWGPQ from the coding sequence ATGCCCTGCCCTCGGCCACCCTGGCTCCGCCGCCCCCGGGCCGCTCAAGGCTCAGGCCCCTGCTCCCCGGGCTCGCTCTCTGTGCCACGCTCCCCGGGCAGGGGGGAGGGTGAAGACGacggcgaggaggaggaggaggaggaagaaggggacgGCAGCCCGGGCTCGGGCCCCATCCTGTCCCCCGCGTCTCCCGTGGAGTGCCTCATTTGCGTGTCCCCCTTCAACGGCGAGTTCAAGCTGCCCAAGCGCCTGGACTGTGGCCACGTCTTCTGCCTCGAGTGCCTGGCCCGCTTGTCCCTGGCCACGGCGGGCGGCGGGGACGCGGTGGCGTGCCCCGTGTGCCGAGCGCCCACGCGCCTGGCCCCGCGCCGCGGGCTGCCCGCTCTGCCCACGCAGCCTGGCCTGCTGCCCCGCGAGGCGCGCGCGCCGACCCCGCGCCGGGGCTCCGTGCGCTTCGACCGCCGCCGCGGCCTCCTCTACctgcggccgccgccgcccccgcccgggCCGCGCAAGtcccgcgccgcccgcccgccgccgccgctgccgccgccgctgcgcCTCGGCCGCCCGCTGTCCCGCCGCCTCTCTCTGAGCAGCCCGGCCTGGGCCTTCAACGCGGCCGTGGCGCTGGCCGTGCTGGTGGCCGCGGGCCTGGTGGTGTCGGGCGTCTACATCTTCTTCCTCATCCCGCACGCCGCCTCCTCCGGCCCCGCGCGGCCCCAGCTGGTGGCGCTCGCCCCCGCGCCTGCCTTCTCTTGGTTCCCGCCGCGGCCCGCGCCCGGGGCGCCCTGGACCCCCGCCTGGACGCCGCACCCCACGGGCCGTGACCTGGACCCTGCCCTGCCGGAGGCTGCGGAGGATGCGCCGCAGCCCGAAGGGGGCTCCGAGGACACGGCGGAGGGCGAGGGGACGCCGGCCAGGGCCCCGAGCCGCAcgtggagggcaggggctgggcccgGCTGGGCCCCGCGGGGACGGGGCGCGAGGAGGGTGTGGGGGCCGCAGTGA